The Glycine soja cultivar W05 chromosome 3, ASM419377v2, whole genome shotgun sequence genome window below encodes:
- the LOC114406779 gene encoding omega-6 fatty acid desaturase, endoplasmic reticulum isozyme 2 produces the protein MGAGGRTDVPPANRKSEVDPLKRVPFEKPPFSLSQIKKVIPPHCFQRSVFRSFSYVVYDLTIAFCLYYVATHYFHLLPSPLSFLAWPIYWAVQGCILTGVWVIAHECGHHAFSDYQLLDDIVGLVLHSGLLVPYFSWKYSHRRHHSNTGSLERDEVFVPKQKSCIKWYSKYLNNPPGRVLTLAVTLTLGWPLYLALNVSGRPYDRFACHYDPYGPIYSDRERLQIYISDAGVLAVCYGLFRLAMAKGLAWVVCVYGVPLLVVNGFLVLITFLQHTHPALPHYTSSEWDWLRGALATVDRDYGILNKVFHNITDTHVAHHLFSTMPHYHAMEATKAIKPILGEYYRFDETPFVKAMWREARECIYVEPDQSTESKGVFWYNNKL, from the coding sequence ATGGGGGCGGGTGGCCGAACTGATGTTCCTCCTGCCAACAGGAAGTCAGAGGTTGACCCTTTGAAGCGGGTGCCATTTGAAAAACCTCCATTTAGTCTCAGCCAAATCAAGAAGGTCATTCCACCTCACTGTTTTCAGCGTTCTGTTTTCCGCTCATTCTCCTATGTTGTTTACGACCTCACCATAGCCTTCTGCCTCTATTATGTTGCCACCCATTACTTCCACCTCCTTCCCAGCCCTCTCTCTTTCTTGGCATGGCCAATCTACTGGGCTGTCCAAGGTTGCATCCTTACTGGAGTTTGGGTCATTGCCCATGAGTGTGGCCACCATGCATTCAGTGACTACCAGTTGCTTGATGATATTGTTGGCCTTGTCCTCCACTCCGGTCTCCTAGTCCCATACTTTTCATGGAAATACAGCCATCGCCGTCACCACTCCAACACTGGTTCTCTTGAGCGGGATGAAGTATTTGTGCCAAAGCAGAAGTCCTGTATCAAGTGGTACTCTAAATACCTTAACAATCCTCCAGGCAGAGTCCTCACTCTTGCTGTCACCCTCACACTTGGTTGGCCCTTGTACTTGGCTTTAAATGTTTCTGGAAGGCCTTATGATAGATTTGCTTGCCACTATGACCCATATGGTCCCATTTACTCTGATCGTGAACgacttcaaatatatatatcagaTGCAGGAGTACTTGCAGTATGCTATGGCCTTTTCCGTCTTGCCATGGCAAAAGGACTTGCCTGGGTGGTGTGTGTTTATGGAGTTCCATTGCTAGTGGTCAATGGATTTTTGGTGTTGATTACATTCTTGCAGCATACTCACCCTGCATTGCCACATTACACTTCCTCTGAGTGGGACTGGTTGAGAGGAGCTTTAGCAACAGTGGATAGAGATTATGGAATCCTGAACAAGGTCTTCCATAATATTACAGACACTCATGTAGCACATCACTTGTTCTCCACAATGCCACATTATCATGCAATGGAGGCTACAAAGGCAATAAAACCCATTTTGGGAGAGTATTATCGGTTTGATGAGACTCCATTTGTCAAGGCAATGTGGAGAGAGGCAAGAGAGTGTATTTATGTGGAGCCAGATCAAAGTACCGAGAGCAAAGGTGTATTTTGGTACAACAATAAGTTGTGA